DNA from Quercus lobata isolate SW786 chromosome 1, ValleyOak3.0 Primary Assembly, whole genome shotgun sequence:
GGtgtcggggggggggggggggggggagggctAGGCCACTCTGGTATATACCTTCATCATTAGATATGTGCTGAAGGTATCAACAATTACGGTATCGCCATAAGGAAACCCTAGATTAGTGTCCTTCCCCAAATCAATAGCCTCATCGCCGTTCGTACAATTGGGCTTGGGAGCGCGTGGTTCGTCGACTGCCGAATCATCGGCGGCCACCGGTGGCTACTGTTCTTCCGAGCTGGCGAGTAGGGAACCCTCGGTTGGGGTCTGGAACAAGTCCTGAGGGGTACTATCATCTTTCGTCTCCTCCTCCTCAGGTGTCTCTAGTAGAGACACCATGACAATTCCCGTGGACTCCACTTCCACTTCGAGGGGCTAGGTCGGGTCGTCGAAGTCTTCGTTGGCGTCGTGGTCGGAGCATTCGTCGGGTCCTGGGGCAAAACCGCAGTGGCGTAAGCGCTTCTCTTGCGAGGTCGACATGTGGCAGAGCTCCATAATGAAGGGAAATGGGTCGTCCATTTTTAGGGTTTGGAGTCAGAACTTCGAAATTGGAAGATTCGGAACCAAATGAGGGTTTTAccgttttgttttgttttgtttttctttatatatatatatatatatataaatttagcgGAAATTTAAAACggttattttgagttttggggatttttaattttattgggttttgcTTCTCgcctttttttcctcttttggtTGATAAATTTTGATGGACGGTTGGGCTTGGGCTTTCGCTTTCGCgggttttagtttttaataactTTCTCGAACCAGCGTCGTTTATTGTGAACTTCTTGGGAGTCTTAAGGGATGACAACGGGGGCGGGTAGCACTGAAGGATGGGGTCTTTACCCTCACCTAGCAAGGTTTTTTCTTTACCCTATCCCCACCCCGCCTCGCAtgatgtggaattttttttgccCCATCTCCGACTCTTAAGGCCTCACGAAGTCCTGTCTTACCCTGTAAAActctatttcttgttaatttacCCCacaattattacaattttttcaaataaaattacatgtttcagtaataaaaatatacttgaaattataaataaatttatcttatcaaatcaaactaatttttagcaaaaattgaataatattgtcGAAGTGTTTAACAATACAATATCataacaaaaatctcatagtatgaaacaataaaataatccaaactcttaatacttaacaaaataaaaattgcctaGTTCTTCAAAAAGAATCTTCACTTTCTTCCATCATTGTGACACCACTCTTTTTCATCATCATAATCATCGAGAGGTACCGCGTGCAGCCGGTGTCAATGTTTTAGATGTGGGCtcaatgttttagaaagtagacATTATgggcttgaatttgaacacaaattttgaattctttcgACAAAaccaagagagttattgtcgtttgaatTTGGACCATCGAGTTTTACCAGAAATTTAGAGTACAACTATGTGCagatagaagggcgtaaaaatggatgtctaacgttTTTTTCTCGGATTTGGTGCTAAAATATTAGACATATACCTTGAGAACAATCcacacaaaatcaagttttggggaaaaaaatactTTTGTCATATGTTTTACAATCTCTGAAGCTTGGGATAACTTTTCATTGAAGCTTGAAACTGCCCGTGGGCAAATTGGTGCTTCATTGGGCATGATGTTTTCATTTGTAGAAGGAGCTTTTGTTACTGCACTTAGAAATGGCGAGTGGATTTTGCTTGATGAGGTGAATTTGGCACCTCCAGACACTTTGCAGAGAGTTATTGGTGTTCTTGAAGGAGAAAATGGGTCACTTTGACATTTGTGTGTGTGGCATCTAGTCAAAGGCGAAAGGCAAACTTAAGGCCTCAAGTACTTGTATTGCTTGAGGTGTGAGGTGTGAAATTCTAAATTTAGTTCTTACTCATGTAGTGAACTCAAATTGTATGTATCTCATGTTTATTAGACACGGTTTGAATTTTTCAAACTGGTGGGAGGCATTATTACAAGATTATGTGATGGTCTGTACCATGTTAGGATTTGTCCTAACTCTGATGTTGCTGTGCTTCTTTAGTTGAATGAAATtcccttttaaccaaaaaaaaaaaaaaaaaaaaaaaaaaaaaaaaacaaacaaacttgaaATAAAGTACTGAACTACCCTTTTTTTGCCTAATTACAGAACtgccctaatttttttttggaacaagtTTCATTGAGCCTCTCACATGCCTTACAGTTGTTTCGAAGCGCTTGGGTGCTCACCTAGGCTTTAAAGGCGAGTGCCTCACCAAAGGCACTTTTACCTTAAAGCTCTAGGGTGCCTCGCCTTTGACTATGCTGGTGGGGGTGGAGgtttttaatctttattatgCATGTCTATTGCTGCAAAGTTTTTCTattgtttacttattttaatttttttaatcctgaagttattacttttaaaaaagattaatatttctatattttggcGATGCTTTGTTTTTATTACTtgttattagtaaaaaaatcgtAGTCAATTTGTTTATCCTgttttggttgggattttcatcttTGTGCTTTGTTTTACACCGTGCAAGTTTTAGCTCTTTATCTTCTGCATCCTACATAGATTTAAGATGATTGCTaccatgcattttttttcccttgataTTTGAAGCTTGTACTTATTAAAGTAAATTGGAGAATGCAtgtcttttgatttttgaaccAAAATAACAGAGTTTAGCCACccttgtttatatataaatatatattgatctATGTGCGTGTGTTGGTTTTTGAAGAGTTTGCAGCATTTGATGTTATTGTTATGCAAATTTGCAATTATTAACTGCTTTTGACATTTGAACattgttaacgtatattatgttatgggctttaggcccaattaggttacttgtatagcacacttgtacttgtattacactctacttgtactacacacatatgcctcctatataaggcagtgatgtatattctttgatttaagaaatacaatacaatcattctgtatttctaacatggtatcagagccactgctctaaccttttcttagcagtcttgtcttcATTAGTGTGACTTCCTTTCTTTTGCTAACGCTTCCGCCATCACAACTGCCGTCGCAGCCTCTTGCCGTCGAACCTCCGACGTCATCCAGCCGACGTCCTTGAGTTCCGAACCTGCAGCCGCTGTCGTTAAGGAGTTTCACACTGCACAGACAACTGCTCTTTGCATCACCGCTGCGAATATTGCTCCGATTTCATTTTTGAAGGTACCACTGAGATCGTCCTGCGCCGATCTACACATTCGTGGAAGCCTCGCCGCCATCGGAGACCGCACGCGTCGCTCAAAGCTGCTGCGACGCTGATCACGCGCCACCACGCGCCCAAGTTTACTTGCACGCGCCGtccacgcgcctccacgcgctcTCACGCGTCGGAACCTGATCTGCTGACGTCATCACCTCTGCCACATCAGCCCTAGCTGCGTCAGCATCCACTAATCTGCTGACGTCATCGCCACGTCATCCTGTGACATCATTTGCTagccgttgaccgttgactttgaccgttgacttttccAGGATTGACTTTTTCTGTCTAGGTTCTCCTTACTCAGTTTTTCGCGTAAATTTCATTTGTGCAgtctatttttgcatattttgcttcaaaatgaagaataaggacaagtcTTCTTCCTCTTGCAACAATCGTCGTCGACAATCCaacaaacgtttttgcaatttttgcaaacgttttggccataaTATTGGGACTTGTTATCAACGCAACAAATCAGCTGTTTCCATTTctgctgctactgttgctaacactgagagtgtccaacctatggctcccgtctctgcaaagtctcagtcttctggatccactttcaccatttccagagatgaccttataaatatcatcgccaatgtcattcgtacggttggtaatgcatcttattcctcttctctctcagctttatctggtatgtctcctacctcttggcttatggattctgcttgttgcaatcacatgacacctcactcgtccttattttctgaccTTAAACCTGCACtgcaccctcttaatattcgcacagcaaatggttccacaatgtctggtcataatataggttccgttacgacctccaatctctcggttcctggagtctttaatgttcctgacctttcttataatttattttctgttggacaattagctgagttgggttatcgcattatctttgattattctgggtgtattgtgcaggatccgaggacgggacaggagcttgggattggtcccagagttgggcgtatgtttcctgTGGACAActttcgtcttccacttgttgctcctgtttctatTGCTGCAGCTGCtacagctttttcaattccttcccttgcactttggcatgctcgacttggtcatgcatcttcctctcgggtacaacaattagcttccagaggtttgttaggttcagtgtctacaaaaaattttgattgtgtttcgtgccaattaggaaaacaaccagctttgcctttcaatactagtgaatcaatatccactgatatctttgactttattcattctgatgtttggggcccttcttctgtctctagtattggtgggtctcgatattttgttgtctttgttgatgattactctcgctataactggatttttaatatgaaacatcgttctgaattattgcaagtatattctaattttgcaaaaatggttgaaactcagttttccaaacgcatcaaaatttttcgatctgataatgctcttgaatatactcaatatgttttccaagctgttttgcattcctatggcactgttcatcaactgacttgtccaggtacctctcagcaaaatggtagagccgaatggaaacttcgtcatattcttgacactgttcgtgctcttcttctctctgccaaagttcctgctcctttttggggcgaagctgctcttcatgctgttcatactattaatcgcattccgagtccggttatccaaaatcaaactccatatgagcgcctttttaGGTCatctccagactatcaccaccttcgctcctttggttctacttgtttcgttcttcttcagccacatgagcataacaaacttgagcctcagtcaaggttttgttgttttcttggctatggcgaaactcaaaaggggtatcggtgttatgaccctgtctctcatcgtctttgtgtttcccgcaatgttgtcttttgggaacatcgcctctttgtcgaactctctcactttcgtgcctccctatcttcctcctctgttttagatctttttccagatgagacacatattccttctgtagctgctcctgatcctcctgtagttgctcctaattctcttgtagacttctctgtccaaccaccagatatcactgatccctttcctagttcaccctttaatgaacaggtggaagatgaacaggttgaagacgagctacccaaccccaaccctgagcttgggtcccctgctcctgctccgcctgaagatcttgcacaagacattccacctcgtcactcaactcgagtaagatctattcctacacatttacttgactatcattgttacgcTGCTCTTGCTACATtacatgagcctcacacctatcgtgaggcttccattgaccctttatggcagattgcaatgaaagaggaacttgatgcattatctaaaaaccatacttgggatttggtgacactccttcccgggaaatctgtggttggttgtaagtggatctacaagattaagactcgctttgatgggtccattgagcgctacaaagctcgtcttgttgcaaaaggttttacacaggagtatgggattgattatgaagagacctttgctccggttgctcgtatctcatctgtccgtgccctcttagctgttgctgctgcccgtaaatgggatctttttcagatggatgtcaaaaatgcattccttaatggggatttacatgaagaagtttatatgcaacctcctcctggtctctctgttgactcaaacaaggtttgttaccttcgacgtgcactttatggccttaaacaagcttcacgagcttggtttgccaaattcagctctaccatctctcatttgggttacatggccagtcattatgattctgccttatttcttcgtcgcactgacaaaggcactattttacttctcctgtatgtggatgatatgatcataactggtgatgacctcagtggcattcaagaactcaaggattttctcagtcagcaatttgagatgaaagatcttggacatctcagctacttcttgggtcttgaaatcactcattctacagatggactCTATCTTACTCAAGctaagtatgcttctgaactcttgtctcgagctggactcactgatagcaagactgttgacactccagttgagcttaatgcgcatctgactccctcaggggggaaaccattgtctaatccctctctttacagacgattggttggcagtctagtttatctcacagttactcgtccagacatctcctatgctgttcatcaggtgagccagtatctatctgctccacgatcaactcactatgctgctgttctgcgcattcttcgatacttGAAGGGCACCCTTtttcatggccttttctactcagctcagtctcctcttgtacttcatgcattctctgatgctgattgggcaggagatcctacTGATCGCAGGTCTACTATAGGTTACTgttttctccttggttcttctttgatttcttggcgaagcaagaaacaaacttttgtggcccgctccagtactgaagcagaatatcgtgctcttgctgataccacatctgagctcctttggctacgatggcttcttaaggatttgggtgtgtccacctcctctgctactcccctttattgtgacaactaGAGTGCCATTCATgttgctcataatgatgtctttcatgaacggactaaacacatcgagattgattgtcattttatccgttatcatcttgttcATGGTGCTCTTAAGCTTTTTtccgtctcctccaaagatcaacttgcagatatcttcaccaagtcacttcctaagggacgcactcgtgatttggttgacaacctcaagttggtctcacatccaccttgagtttgaggggggctgttaacgtatattatgttatgggctttaggcccaattaggttacttgtatagcacacttgtacttgtactacactctacttgtactacacacatATGCCTCTTATATAAGGCagtgatgtatattctttgatttaagaaatacaatacaatcattctgTATTTCTAACAAACATGATTTCTCTTAGCAAAGCATAAGTCAACCAGTTTCAGATTTTGGGAGATCCAAGGGGGAAAGCTCCCAGTCTGGGTTCAAGCAATATAAGAGCTCCTAAATCTCCTTGGATGCCTTTTCCCATGTTGTTTGCTGCCATTTCAAAGAAAGTTTCTTCTGAGGTCATGGACGAGATTAATGAACATTATGAGTTGTTTAGGGTATGTTTAGTAACTTTAGTGTTAGCTCTTTTGCTCCACCCCAGCTTCcttccaataaaaagaaaatttctgtTTTGATTGAATCATCTTAACTGCTCCTAAggtatttttttggatattgaTCAGACAAAGAAGATAGGCCGCGATGAGTTCATTAAAAAGTTGAGACTGATAGTTGGGGATGCTTTATTGAGGTCTACAATAACAAATCTCCAATGCCACGTATGATTCATACATGATCTTGAAAACTACTTTGTGTGTTCTTGGGCTGTGCACTAATTACTTACTGCAAGCAGAAATTTCATTATGTGGATCAAAAGTGGGCTAGCATGGACTGGGGAGTGGAAATGTTACTACAAGTGAACATATAAGGATTtgtagggttttgatttttgagcAAAACTGGGACACCAAAGCGTTTAATGTTTTATCAGAATGGCGAATGGATTGATTTACCTCAGAGTGTGGTTGATGTGGTTAGGGAAGATTTTCAGGTTAAGAAATCTGCTGTAGAGGTTGAGTTCAATGGCCCTTGCTTTATGCTTGATTTTCTGCATATGTCTCGAGTGGACTTGAAAACAACCTTACAGGAACCCATTGCTTGGATTGATGAAGCAGGTAATTGCTTCTTTCCTGAAACTTTTGACTGCCATCAACCTGAAATTGGGGAATGTCAAGACCCAATGTTGGAGGAGCCTTATGGGCCTCAAGAGATCAAGCTGCTGTTGGAAATTGAAATCAATGGTGTGGATCAATCCAAGCTGAATGAATGTAGTGGGGAGTCAAATGATCTAGTTAAGCTGATACAAGTCAATAGTAAACCTGCTAGCAACTGCTATGCTATAGATGTTGACAATAATTGTAATAGAGAGTCTGATGCAAAAATGGATGAGGATTTTCAGGAAAATAAACAGATACCTGCAAATTTAGTCACAGCGCCTGTTCtgaaaatgaagaatttaaTTGTGAGTCTGTGCAGAAGATGTTTCTTGTGGGTATGGGTGCTTCTGGTAGACCCGTCATTCTTGATACATATCGTTGCGTAAGCACTTCAATGCAAGCTCGATTTGAGCTTTTTCAGAAGCAGGCAGAACTAACCCAAAAATTTCGTGGGGATGCAAATGTTCAATATGCTTGGCTTGCTTGTTCTAAAGGGGAACTGCCTACAATATTGACATATGGACTTGGTCATTGTGGAACTTCCACAATTAAGTCCATGTATGGTATTGGTGTTCATCTTGCAGCTGCTAACTGCTCTTACACCAGGTTGGAGTTTTCTTTCCCAGTCTattaagttatatataaaaattcttatattttcttCAATAGCGTTGAGAAATTTGTGCCATAAGAGGGAACTTTTATGGGGTGAGACCTATCTCCACAGGAGAAGTTGAGAATTTTCTTTGCATTTGGCATTGTTATCCCTTTTTTAGGTACAGTTGGCCAGCTCTTTATGGCAGTACtgctctattattattatttatttaaaaaaaagcttCTTCACTATTACTATATTGGAATACATTAAATTTGTCTAGTTCTTAGAAAGAGTTGTTCTTTTGTGCTAATTTTTCTGTACTATTACCTATGGTTAGTCAATCTGGGTTGTTGCCCCTTTGGGACTTGCACCTGGTTGTGGCTACCCAACTAATTTTAGCGGCAAGTTGAACCATTTATTGTTGaatgtttttctttactttttgtgTGCTCCTAATTGCTGCATGGTTGAACTCAGCTTCTTTGTGGATAGTGGAATCATCTTATGAATGTCATTGTTATTCATCTTTTTATCATAttgtcactatttttttttatactgcTTTCGTTTAAGGTTTACATGGgatgcattattattattattgcttaaaaaaaaaaatctttctttgtATGGTCTTTTGTCAATGTCCTTATCATGTTACTATTTACATTTTAGTTATTCTGTTAATGCCTTTAAAGAaggattaaaattttgacttGATTACAGTGCAAATTTTTGTGATGTTGACGAAAATGGGATACAACACTTGGTGTTGTGCCGAGTGATAATGGGAAACATGGAGGTTGTTCGTTCTGGCTCTAAACGAAACCTTCCCGGTTGCAAGGACTATGATAGTGGAGTGAATGATCTTCAAAATCCAAGGATTTATATAGTCTGGACTATGAATATGAACACTCACATCTATCCAGAATTTGTTGTTAGTTTCAAGATCTCTTCCAAAACTGAAGGTGAATATGACTCcttttagatttcttttttgtttcgtTGTTATTTCAAATTTCCCTGATTGTGTGCAAGAAATTGTGTTCTTGCATTTCATGCTACTTATGCAATTGATCAGAAATGAACTAGTTGTTCTTGTTCTCAATTGCACAATTTCTGTTTCAAACTTGGATGTAAAAGGTTTAGAAGTTGTTAGTTTTAGGAAACAGGGCTTCATCCATGGATTGTAGATATCTCCTCTTGGTTGGACTTAGTTACAATGAAGatataaaaaagtttatatctttaatatttttctccttttaaagGCTATAATAAATGTATagatataaaatctaaaacaaaatatataagctcaaaaaaattagtgcaacaacaaaaattattaatagcaaaactaaaaaatattaagccTAACCAataaattttacccaaaacaaacaatccgatcctttaaatttttttttagcaaaataattttgtccttaccTAGCAGCAAACACACGTATCAAAGACCGAATAAAAAACCATCAGTTTTTAAGTAGCAAAGTTGAAGGCTGGAGTTATTGTATGTACCAGTAGCAGAGTCGCCATCCTAATTCCAAGTTTTAGTTTCGTCCTTATTTGGCTGGTGTAACAATGGTATGACAACCACTAATTAGCCACAAATTCAAGTCAGTGCTCATAAATTACGTATACATGCACATTTCATATgcaaacataattaaaaaaatatcatgacaattcaacaatcaaataattatttgtattaaaaaaggTGGCATTTTGActagtttatatttatatatctatatataagagtaattttttggtttatttaatttGCATCGTTtcatgtttttgagttttttttttctttaatttttatatattctttgcAATTCAATTAGAACAAACAATATAATTCCAATTCAGgataatgttaaaaaaaggGTAAGCTACAAATTTGGTTCATATCGTTTATATCATGTTTCAATTTGGTTTCTAACAtattaattgtgttaatttggttTCTAATCTTTTAATATCGTGTTAATTTGGTTTCTAATCTTTCAATATCGTGTTAATTTAGTTTCTGCTGTTATATCTTCGATGAAAATCGATGATAAGAAAAACgacaaagataaaattttagtgTATTGTCACATTAACGAAAGCTAATtctttattttggtcattagacgcattatcaattttcatccaaaaaataacaGAATGGACTAAATTAATACGGTACTAAAAGGCTAggaactaaattaaaatatggtgtataaaatagagattaaatatataatttacattaaaaaaaaaaaaaaaaaagttgtgcgGTATGGTGATAGACTACTTTGATAATTTGGGAATAAAGAAAAAGCATGAGGTTAATTTAGGTATCGTGAATGTCAAAAAGTCGCTTGTTGAAATTTCGACTTCATGTGATCTTATTAAAAGCGTTCTCCCGttgaaaacacaaacccaataCTCGACTTCACAGCCACGTCGTCAAGTAAGCCAGCCAAGCCCCCTATATATAACACACAAAATGAAAATCACTCATACTCTTAAGTATTCGCTCTCTAAAACCCTAGAAGAAACCCCTGaattgaaagaagaagaaaccctTAAACAGTTAAACCCTAACTTTTCACTTTC
Protein-coding regions in this window:
- the LOC115955778 gene encoding LOW QUALITY PROTEIN: inactive poly [ADP-ribose] polymerase RCD1-like (The sequence of the model RefSeq protein was modified relative to this genomic sequence to represent the inferred CDS: inserted 1 base in 1 codon) is translated as MDWGVEIKTGTPKRLMFYQNGEWIDLPQSVVDVVREDFQVKKSAVEVEFNGPCFMLDFLHMSRVDLKTTLQEPIAWIDEAGNCFFPETFDCHQPEIGECQDPMLEEPYGPQEIKLLLEIEINGVDQSKLNECSGESNDLVKLIQVNSKPASNCYAIDVDNNCNRESDAKMDEDFQENKQIPANLXHSACSENEEFNCESVQKMFLVGMGASGRPVILDTYRCVSTSMQARFELFQKQAELTQKFRGDANVQYAWLACSKGELPTILTYGLGHCGTSTIKSMYGIGVHLAAANCSYTSANFCDVDENGIQHLVLCRVIMGNMEVVRSGSKRNLPGCKDYDSGVNDLQNPRIYIVWTMNMNTHIYPEFVVSFKISSKTEVVSFRKQGFIHGL